In the Verrucomicrobiia bacterium genome, one interval contains:
- a CDS encoding response regulator, with translation MSTPVPARILVIDDTAENLQVVATILQAAGYRVHVARSGRQGIDLAGRAQPDLVLLDVVMPDLDGFATCRAFQAHPDLRDIPIIFLTANRESEDVVKGFEVGAVDYVTKPFHAAELLSRVNTHLQLRAAREKLGRLATQLARYLSPQVHAAIFSGERAVRRETRRRYLTVFFSDIVGFTARTEATGDAELAAWLNDYLDRMAQIAQRHRGTLDKFIGDSVMVFFGDPDSSGPDEDARRCLRMARDMVRAARDLGTCIRVGIHSGECVVGNFGSEVQLNYTIIGTVVNVAARLQTASQPDRILITETTRSLLGPGFPCTPNGPVELRGIAHPIPTLWAEIPP, from the coding sequence GTGAGCACCCCGGTGCCGGCTCGCATCCTGGTGATCGACGACACGGCCGAAAATCTCCAGGTCGTCGCCACCATCCTTCAGGCCGCAGGATACCGGGTCCATGTCGCCCGCTCCGGCCGTCAGGGGATCGACCTCGCAGGCCGCGCCCAACCGGATCTCGTGCTCCTCGATGTGGTCATGCCCGACCTCGACGGCTTCGCCACCTGCCGGGCCTTCCAGGCCCATCCTGACCTCCGCGACATCCCCATCATCTTCCTCACCGCCAACCGCGAGTCCGAGGACGTCGTCAAGGGCTTCGAGGTCGGCGCCGTCGATTACGTGACCAAACCCTTTCACGCCGCCGAACTCCTCTCCCGCGTCAATACTCACCTCCAGCTTCGCGCCGCCCGCGAAAAACTCGGCCGCCTCGCCACCCAGCTCGCCCGTTACCTCTCCCCACAGGTCCACGCCGCCATCTTCTCCGGCGAACGCGCCGTCCGCCGCGAAACCCGGCGCCGCTACCTCACCGTCTTCTTCTCCGATATCGTCGGCTTCACCGCCCGCACCGAGGCCACCGGCGACGCCGAACTCGCCGCCTGGCTCAACGATTACCTCGATCGCATGGCCCAGATCGCCCAACGCCACCGCGGTACCCTCGACAAGTTCATCGGCGACTCCGTCATGGTCTTCTTCGGCGACCCCGACTCCTCCGGCCCCGACGAGGATGCCCGCCGCTGCCTCCGCATGGCCCGTGACATGGTCCGTGCCGCGCGCGATCTCGGCACCTGCATCCGTGTCGGCATCCACTCCGGCGAATGCGTGGTCGGCAACTTCGGCAGCGAGGTGCAACTCAACTACACCATTATCGGTACCGTCGTGAACGTCGCCGCCCGCCTCCAGACCGCCTCCCAACCCGATCGTATCCTGATCACCGAAACCACCCGCTCCCTCCTCGGTCCCGGCTTCCCCTGCACCCCCAACGGCCCCGTCGAACTCCGCGGCATCGCCCACCCCATCCCCACCCTCTGGGCCGAAATCCCACCCTGA